From Saccharothrix espanaensis DSM 44229, the proteins below share one genomic window:
- a CDS encoding YciI family protein translates to MKYLILIYGNPESRAIWDGLPAQERAAGLDGYARLDEDLADSGELVVSEALADPSLTRRLVVRDGQATTTDGPFAEAKELLAGFYLVDVENAERAVEIAWRVPEARFGLVEVRPVMSLADFEL, encoded by the coding sequence GTGAAGTACCTGATCCTGATCTACGGCAACCCCGAGTCCCGCGCCATCTGGGACGGCCTGCCCGCGCAGGAGCGCGCCGCCGGGCTCGACGGGTACGCCCGGCTCGACGAGGACCTGGCCGACAGCGGCGAGCTCGTCGTCTCCGAAGCCCTCGCCGACCCGTCGCTCACCCGGCGGCTGGTCGTCCGCGACGGCCAGGCCACCACCACCGACGGGCCCTTCGCCGAGGCCAAGGAGCTGCTCGCCGGGTTCTACCTGGTCGACGTCGAGAACGCCGAGCGCGCCGTGGAGATCGCCTGGCGCGTCCCGGAGGCCCGCTTCGGCCTGGTCGAGGTGCGGCCGGTGATGTCGTTGGCGGACTTCGAGCTGTGA
- a CDS encoding YybH family protein — protein sequence MADGTRIRELVARRAEAMRSGDAAALTADYLPEAVAFTLAPPLRHAAPELTDPATLTAWFTNFDGAVDYEVRDVEVVAGGGVAFCHSLHRLSAVPRGGSGAFVLWFRSTLGLREVDGRWRIAHEHASTPFHMDGTMAAAVDLTP from the coding sequence ATGGCTGACGGGACGCGGATCCGGGAACTGGTGGCACGGCGCGCGGAGGCGATGCGGTCGGGGGACGCGGCGGCGCTGACGGCGGACTACCTGCCGGAGGCGGTGGCGTTCACGCTGGCCCCGCCGTTGCGGCACGCCGCGCCGGAGTTGACCGACCCGGCGACGCTGACGGCGTGGTTCACGAACTTCGACGGCGCGGTGGACTACGAGGTGCGGGACGTGGAGGTCGTGGCAGGCGGCGGGGTGGCGTTCTGCCACTCGCTGCACCGGCTGTCGGCGGTGCCCCGGGGCGGGAGCGGGGCGTTCGTGCTGTGGTTCCGCTCGACGTTGGGCCTTCGCGAGGTCGACGGGCGGTGGCGGATCGCGCACGAGCACGCGTCGACCCCGTTCCACATGGACGGGACGATGGCCGCCGCCGTCGACCTCACGCCCTGA
- the pdxR gene encoding MocR-like pyridoxine biosynthesis transcription factor PdxR, with the protein MPQDWSTERSPDPGAGVDLHLELDPATGRRAGLEHALRAAIRDGRLAPGARLPATRRLAVELGLARNTVAAAYDQLVAEGYLTARRGAGTQVAALTRPRTNAPTPGRDATAPRFDLRPGNPDVTAFPTADWLRSARRALTSAPAEAHGYSDPRGRIELRRALAGYLGRTRGVQADPAHIVITAGYVQGLSLLAGVLDGPVAMEDPGLAFHREVVRRAGREVVPLPVDGDGAHSLPDVAAAVVTPAHQYPTGVTLHPARRHALVAWARATGAVVVEDDYDGEYRYDRQPVGAVQGTAPDHVVYAGSVSKTLGPGVRLGWLVLPPRLVDPVADAKRHADHQTEALGQLTLADLITGHGYDRHIRASRLRYRRRRDLLVDCLREHTAHGVSAGLHALVHHPDEQAATAAAAEHGLAFGRLGDHHHQRDPAAPQGLIIGYGTPAEHAYRPALHALARVLAARP; encoded by the coding sequence GTGCCGCAAGACTGGTCCACTGAGCGTTCGCCGGACCCGGGCGCGGGGGTCGACCTCCACCTGGAGCTGGACCCGGCCACCGGCCGGCGCGCCGGGCTGGAGCACGCGCTGCGCGCCGCGATCCGGGACGGGCGCCTCGCGCCCGGCGCCCGGCTGCCCGCCACCCGCCGGCTGGCCGTCGAACTCGGCCTGGCCCGCAACACCGTCGCCGCCGCCTACGACCAGCTCGTGGCCGAGGGGTACCTGACCGCGCGGCGCGGCGCGGGAACCCAGGTCGCGGCGCTCACCCGGCCCCGGACCAACGCCCCGACGCCCGGCCGCGACGCCACCGCGCCGCGCTTCGACCTGCGTCCCGGCAACCCCGACGTGACCGCGTTCCCGACCGCCGACTGGCTGCGCTCCGCCCGCCGCGCCCTGACCTCCGCGCCGGCCGAGGCGCACGGCTACTCCGACCCGCGCGGCCGGATCGAGCTGCGCCGCGCGCTGGCCGGCTACCTCGGGCGCACCCGGGGTGTGCAGGCCGACCCGGCGCACATCGTGATCACCGCCGGGTACGTGCAGGGCCTGTCGCTGCTGGCCGGCGTGTTGGACGGGCCGGTCGCCATGGAGGACCCGGGCCTGGCCTTCCACCGCGAGGTGGTGCGCCGCGCTGGACGCGAAGTCGTGCCGCTGCCGGTCGACGGCGACGGCGCGCACTCGCTGCCGGACGTGGCCGCCGCCGTGGTCACCCCGGCCCACCAGTACCCGACCGGCGTCACCCTGCACCCCGCCCGCAGGCACGCCCTCGTGGCCTGGGCGCGCGCGACCGGCGCCGTCGTCGTCGAGGACGACTACGACGGCGAGTACCGCTACGACCGGCAGCCCGTGGGCGCGGTCCAGGGCACCGCGCCCGACCACGTCGTCTACGCGGGCAGCGTGTCCAAGACCCTCGGTCCCGGCGTCCGGCTCGGCTGGCTGGTGCTACCGCCCCGGCTGGTGGACCCGGTGGCCGACGCCAAGCGGCACGCCGACCACCAGACCGAGGCGCTGGGCCAGCTCACCCTGGCCGACCTGATCACCGGCCACGGCTACGACCGGCACATCCGGGCCTCCCGGCTGCGCTACCGGCGACGCCGCGACCTGCTGGTCGACTGCCTGCGCGAGCACACCGCGCACGGCGTGTCCGCCGGCCTGCACGCCCTGGTGCACCACCCCGACGAGCAGGCCGCGACCGCCGCCGCGGCCGAGCACGGCCTGGCGTTCGGCCGGCTCGGCGACCACCACCACCAGCGCGACCCGGCCGCCCCGCAGGGCTTGATCATCGGCTACGGCACCCCCGCCGAACACGCCTACCGCCCGGCCCTGCACGCCCTGGCCCGCGTGCTCGCGGCACGTCCCTGA